From Nicotiana tabacum cultivar K326 chromosome 22, ASM71507v2, whole genome shotgun sequence, one genomic window encodes:
- the LOC107767452 gene encoding NAC domain-containing protein 96-like — translation MGGTSLPPGFRFHPTDEELVGYYLKRKTDELEIELEVIPVIDLYKFDPWELPEKSFLPKRDMEWYFFCPRDKKYPNGSRTNRATKCGYWKATGKDRKVVCKPAVVGYRKTLVFYRGRAPLGDRTDWVMHEYRLCDDVSQGTPSFQGPFALCRVIKRKDISSKTSDVRRETTSKQDECSSSNEAFTSAVTSNEPLVLSDDMPSTQTTYTCNDSNYSTPINSPYQTTQIGECESAMGTNAANLCMSQNMILDPAKECTSGQSICGKYPLYDFPNLTSWQPNDQYDFTSSSSFPNFRGEVELSGDLSGYGFAPPFSDDGNYMEFYRNEDISYKGYNQNNLFGNPDLL, via the exons ATGGGAGGAACATCACTACCTCCAGGATTTCGTTTCCATCCTACTGATGAGGAATTGGTTGGATATTACCTGAAAAGGAAAACTGATGAACTTGAGATTGAGTTGGAGGTCATTCCAGTAATAGACTTGTACAAATTTGACCCATGGGAGCTTCcag AGAAATCTTTCTTGCCAAAGCGTGACATGGAGTGGTATTTCTTCTGTCCTCGGGACAAGAAGTACCCGAATGGCTCGAGAACCAATCGAGCCACAAAATGTGGATACTGGAAAGCCACAGGGAAAGACAGGAAAGTTGTCTGTAAGCCTGCAGTTGTTGGATACCGAAAGACACTAGTTTTCTATCGCGGAAGAGCTCCTCTAGGGGATAGAACTGATTGGGTGATGCATGAATATCGTCTATGTGATGATGTTTCACAAGGCACTCCAAGTTTCCAG GGGCCTTTTGCTCTTTGTCGTGTCATTAAGAGAAAGGACATTTCATCGAAGACAAGTGATGTTCGCAGAGAAACAACATCTAAACAGGATGAATGCAGTTCTAGCAATGAAGCTTTTACCTCAGCAGTAACCTCAAATGAACCCCTTGTCCTTTCTGATGACATGCCAAGTACTCAAACTACATACACGTGCAATGACAGCAACTATTCAACTCCTATCAATTCTCCTTATCAGACAACACAAATAGGAGAGTGCGAGTCTGCAATgggaacaaatgctgcaaacctCTGTATGTCCCAGAATATGATTCTTGATCCTGCAAAG GAATGTACTTCCGGACAAAGTATATGTGGAAAGTATCCGCTGTATGACTTCCCAAACTTGACTTCATGGCAGCCAAATGATCAATATGACTTCACATCAAGTTCATCTTTTCCGAATTTTAGAGGGGAAGTTGAACTTTCTGGTGATCTCAGTGGCTATGGCTTTGCACCTCCCTTCTCAGATGATGGAAACTACATGGAATTCTATCGCAATGAGGATATTTCGTACAAAGGTTATAACCAGAACAACTTATTCGGAAATCCAGATCTCCTCTGA